In one window of Eleutherodactylus coqui strain aEleCoq1 chromosome 10, aEleCoq1.hap1, whole genome shotgun sequence DNA:
- the TMEM203 gene encoding transmembrane protein 203: protein MLFSLRELVQWLGFAQFEIFIHILALLVFTVLLAIKVDGLVSDLGWWNVFIPFFVADGLSTYFTAIVTVRLFQDGEKRQAVLRLFWILTILSLKFVFEMLLCQKLVEQTKGLWFGLIMAPVFILLQLLMIRACRVN, encoded by the coding sequence ATGCTGTTCTCCCTGCGGGAGCTGGTCCAGTGGTTGGGGTTCGCCCAGTTTGAAATCTTCATCCACATCTTAGCGCTGCTGGTCTTCACTGTCCTCTTGGCCATCAAGGTGGACGGACTGGTGTCGGATCTGGGCTGGTGGAACGTCTTCATCCCCTTCTTCGTGGCGGACGGGCTGAGCACCTACTTCACTGCCATCGTAACGGTGCGGCTGTTCCAGGATGGAGAGAAGCGGCAGGCGGTGCTGCGGCTCTTCTGGATCCTCACCATCCTCAGCCTGAAGTTTGTCTTCGAGATGCTGCTGTGCCAGAAGCTGGTGGAGCAGACCAAGGGGCTGTGGTTCGGCCTCATCATGGCGCCCGTCTTCATCCTGCTGCAGCTGCTAATGATCAGAGCCTGCAGGGTGAACTAG